From a single Oceaniferula flava genomic region:
- a CDS encoding sulfatase family protein, whose amino-acid sequence MLPLIRISLLLVGCLVPLSLTASDKPNLLIILADDMGYGDLSCYGSKQVPTPNLDALAAEGVRCTDGYVSASVCAPSRAGLLTGRYQNRIGFEHNLGSVKELHDEYEGISLKQPLLSDRLKQIGYHTGIIGKWHLGKAVPEMHPNQRGFDYFFGMLDGHHHYWPTPTNNKLTLNGNKVTKIRTPYLTDWFTLEAKDYIERHSQDDQPWFLYLSYNTPHSPMQAKDEDLAKFDHIQDKTRRIYCAMQHNMDRNIGTIIAKLKELGQLENTLIVFLSDNGGSVEVSHAINAPLRGGKGSNLEGGVRVPTIYHWPTHLPKGKTYTEPVISLDILPTFMAAAGAEVPRTQPLGSSAKGDKGRHVTDGVDLLPYLRGERKGRPHRALFWRITLRAKSVRSGNWKLLIPAHSEPELYQLAEDPSELNNLYREQPEMAKKLRDRLREWETSLEMNPLWMSDNHWFKYNHKLYTRKFMLKQPEKDDPRDFWSFGALKENIK is encoded by the coding sequence ATGCTTCCGCTCATCCGCATTTCCCTTCTTCTGGTCGGCTGCCTTGTTCCACTCTCTCTGACAGCCTCCGACAAGCCCAACCTGCTCATTATTCTGGCCGATGACATGGGCTATGGCGATCTCTCCTGCTATGGTTCCAAACAAGTGCCGACTCCCAACCTGGATGCCCTGGCCGCGGAAGGTGTTCGCTGCACCGATGGCTATGTGTCAGCCTCCGTCTGCGCTCCCTCCCGAGCTGGTTTACTCACCGGCCGCTACCAAAACCGGATTGGCTTCGAACATAACCTCGGCTCGGTCAAAGAGCTCCACGACGAGTATGAAGGTATCTCACTGAAGCAACCGCTGCTTTCCGATCGGCTCAAACAAATAGGCTACCACACCGGAATCATCGGCAAGTGGCATCTCGGCAAGGCAGTGCCTGAGATGCATCCGAACCAGCGGGGCTTCGACTATTTCTTCGGTATGTTAGATGGCCACCACCACTACTGGCCCACTCCAACGAATAATAAACTGACACTCAATGGGAACAAGGTCACGAAGATCCGGACGCCGTATCTCACCGACTGGTTCACCCTCGAGGCCAAGGATTACATCGAGCGCCATAGCCAGGACGACCAGCCGTGGTTCCTCTACCTCTCCTACAACACACCGCACTCACCGATGCAGGCGAAAGATGAAGACCTCGCCAAATTCGATCACATCCAGGATAAAACCCGGCGGATTTACTGCGCCATGCAGCACAACATGGATCGCAATATCGGAACCATCATTGCCAAACTGAAGGAGCTCGGTCAGTTGGAAAACACCCTGATTGTTTTCCTCTCCGATAACGGAGGGTCGGTGGAAGTCTCCCACGCCATCAACGCGCCGCTTCGGGGCGGAAAAGGGTCTAATCTTGAGGGCGGAGTTCGTGTCCCCACTATCTATCATTGGCCCACTCATCTCCCTAAGGGAAAAACCTACACCGAGCCTGTCATCTCGCTCGATATCCTCCCCACCTTCATGGCCGCCGCGGGAGCCGAAGTTCCACGCACACAGCCCTTGGGCAGCTCCGCCAAAGGGGACAAAGGCCGACACGTCACCGATGGCGTAGACCTCCTACCGTATCTGCGCGGTGAACGCAAAGGACGCCCTCACCGAGCCCTTTTCTGGCGAATCACACTTAGAGCGAAGTCGGTGCGATCCGGCAATTGGAAACTTCTGATCCCCGCGCACTCGGAGCCAGAACTGTATCAGCTCGCCGAAGATCCCTCAGAATTGAATAATCTCTACCGGGAACAACCTGAGATGGCAAAAAAACTCAGAGATCGCCTGCGTGAGTGGGAGACCTCCCTCGAGATGAATCCTCTGTGGATGTCCGACAACCATTGGTTCAAATACAACCACAAGCTCTACACCCGAAAGTTCATGCTCAAGCAGCCGGAAAAAGATGACCCTCGAGATTTCTGGAGCTTCGGGGCCTTGAAAGAAAACATCAAGTAA
- a CDS encoding PEP-CTERM sorting domain-containing protein — translation MNSTHKRTFAAVALQLAGVTASYAAVLASNDFTTISDASGTSVNGHTGSMVAQSSWNIVDSSFTSDNLFTSTSNYRITNADGGTTDSISKALSPNINVGTNGANNTWTIVWSLTTGSSDLSLEDFSFDSYRTNSGRTLQSNTGVAANLFTATLDISTGGSSILGSPVSDSISTNGPTSGGSPDSSLSLTGTTLSANTTYEFSLSAAKLDGTNGYFVDVDTFTINGEAVPEPSSLTLLGLAAFGLTWRRRRS, via the coding sequence ATGAACTCAACACACAAAAGAACCTTTGCCGCTGTCGCCCTGCAGTTAGCCGGCGTCACCGCCTCGTACGCCGCTGTGCTCGCGAGCAACGATTTTACCACCATCAGTGACGCCTCGGGCACGAGCGTCAACGGACATACCGGCTCAATGGTTGCTCAGTCGAGCTGGAACATCGTTGACTCGAGCTTTACCAGCGACAACCTCTTCACCAGCACCTCCAATTACCGCATCACCAATGCCGACGGAGGCACCACCGACTCGATCTCGAAGGCATTGAGTCCCAACATCAATGTCGGAACCAACGGAGCGAACAACACATGGACCATTGTTTGGTCACTCACCACCGGATCGTCCGATCTCAGCCTCGAGGATTTCAGTTTCGACAGCTACCGCACCAACAGTGGCCGTACATTGCAAAGTAACACCGGGGTTGCTGCCAATTTGTTCACCGCCACACTCGATATTTCCACCGGTGGATCATCCATCCTCGGATCACCTGTCAGCGACAGCATCAGCACCAATGGACCAACCTCCGGAGGATCGCCAGACAGCTCCTTGTCACTAACAGGGACAACCCTCAGTGCCAACACTACGTATGAGTTCAGCCTGTCAGCAGCAAAACTTGATGGCACGAACGGTTACTTTGTCGATGTGGACACATTCACCATCAATGGCGAAGCCGTTCCTGAACCCTCCTCGCTGACCCTGCTAGGCTTGGCTGCGTTCGGTCTGACATGGAGACGCCGGAGAAGCTAG
- a CDS encoding GH25 family lysozyme, with amino-acid sequence MKPTHLLLLATLLLTASCSQYGKVSYQESPKVINVSHYDPKEKQRPGRSYSPANQSALRANGAHGLIARCAKGPVLDTKCADFLAGADRQGLLLGSYYYLLPGSSPNYHAERFVNRLREIKATRGIRADRILMVADIDTNCQAEQIVSFVTRIQQLTGKYPVVYLENGDAIRNTLQNATGRQKAILRQCPYWLALYSRSHPKLKTPQQLANSSGIWNTWCMWQYGGVWWKNGKSQPYNYRGGSWQTPRYFGNLDRPIERNGFNGSLEELRRFWYDQSWVW; translated from the coding sequence ATGAAACCCACGCACCTCCTCTTACTCGCTACTCTGCTGCTGACTGCATCATGCTCTCAGTATGGCAAGGTTTCCTACCAAGAGTCCCCCAAGGTCATCAATGTCTCGCATTATGACCCCAAAGAAAAACAGCGTCCGGGGCGCTCCTATTCGCCTGCGAATCAATCAGCACTGAGAGCCAATGGTGCCCACGGCCTTATTGCCCGCTGCGCCAAGGGGCCGGTGCTCGATACCAAATGTGCGGATTTCCTCGCCGGAGCAGATCGCCAAGGTCTATTGTTAGGATCCTACTATTACCTGCTCCCGGGTTCTTCGCCGAACTATCATGCGGAGCGCTTTGTCAATCGCCTGCGAGAAATCAAAGCCACCCGCGGCATTCGGGCCGACCGTATTCTCATGGTCGCCGACATCGATACCAACTGCCAGGCCGAACAAATTGTCAGCTTTGTCACCCGGATCCAACAACTGACCGGCAAATACCCGGTGGTCTACCTGGAAAATGGAGACGCCATCCGCAACACACTGCAGAATGCCACAGGCCGACAAAAAGCGATTCTCCGTCAGTGTCCCTACTGGCTGGCGCTCTATTCCCGCAGTCACCCCAAGCTAAAAACGCCGCAGCAGCTGGCTAACAGTAGCGGCATCTGGAACACCTGGTGCATGTGGCAATACGGCGGTGTGTGGTGGAAAAATGGCAAATCCCAACCCTACAACTACCGTGGTGGATCATGGCAGACGCCACGCTATTTCGGCAACCTCGACCGCCCGATCGAACGCAATGGTTTCAATGGCAGCCTCGAGGAACTTCGTCGCTTCTGGTATGACCAATCGTGGGTGTGGTAA
- a CDS encoding sulfatase yields MKIKFRKLLILMLAASGVLGAQAEETKPNVLFIALDDLNDWIGCLGGHPQTITPNMDRLAASGVLFTNAHCVAPACNASRSAIFTGQSPHRSGIYSNAQVMRDVLPDATLIPKHFTDHGYWSTGSGKMLHYVTDARSWNDYFPPKETEMPLPKTLYPEKRPVSLPVGGPWQYVETDWGPLETSDKDFGGDYSVTEFVGNYLKKEHDKPFFLACGIYRPHEPWFVPAKYFEKFPLDSIQLPPGYRKDDLDDVPALGKRFAHNRYFDHIQKEKQWKQAVQGYLASIYFADTMLGRVLDALEEGPNKNNTIVVLWSDHGWHLGEKQHWQKYTAWRACTRVPLMVKVPEKLSSKLPKGTTPGTVCEQPVSLLSLYPTLTELCGLPTPDACDAPSIVPQLLDANTSSDPVPTFLEDAASLGVSGKGWRYISYRDGGEELYNIDQDPHEWTNLAKHPEHQAKLEQLKAFVPKTFAPKPKVKVKDLPSMRWKKTSDPTKILKPNADGSNVRLVFVNQSPVNAKIHEVSAEMELTEKALVKAESEVEIKGRPGSVWAITKESGELMGYFKLGDRMAKGVIPKNAAE; encoded by the coding sequence ATGAAAATAAAATTTCGGAAGCTATTGATCCTGATGTTGGCGGCCAGCGGTGTGCTCGGTGCCCAGGCCGAGGAAACCAAGCCGAATGTCCTGTTCATTGCGCTTGATGACTTGAACGATTGGATTGGCTGCTTGGGTGGCCACCCCCAGACGATCACTCCGAACATGGACCGCCTCGCTGCCAGCGGCGTGCTTTTCACCAATGCCCACTGCGTCGCCCCCGCATGCAATGCTTCACGCAGCGCCATCTTCACCGGCCAGTCCCCACACCGCTCCGGAATTTACAGCAATGCGCAGGTGATGCGCGATGTGCTTCCTGATGCCACCCTCATCCCCAAGCACTTTACCGACCACGGGTATTGGTCGACCGGATCAGGTAAAATGCTGCACTACGTCACCGATGCCCGCTCGTGGAATGATTACTTCCCTCCGAAGGAAACGGAAATGCCCTTGCCAAAAACACTCTACCCGGAAAAACGCCCGGTTTCCCTGCCGGTCGGAGGTCCATGGCAGTATGTGGAAACCGACTGGGGCCCGCTGGAAACCTCCGACAAGGATTTCGGCGGCGACTACAGCGTGACCGAATTTGTGGGCAACTATCTCAAGAAAGAACATGACAAACCGTTCTTCCTCGCCTGTGGCATCTATCGCCCTCACGAGCCATGGTTTGTTCCGGCGAAGTATTTTGAAAAGTTCCCGTTAGATTCCATCCAGCTCCCCCCCGGCTACCGCAAAGACGACCTCGATGATGTGCCTGCTTTGGGAAAACGCTTCGCACACAACCGTTACTTCGACCACATTCAAAAGGAAAAACAATGGAAGCAAGCGGTGCAAGGTTACCTGGCATCGATTTACTTTGCCGACACTATGTTAGGCCGTGTGCTCGATGCCCTGGAAGAAGGACCGAACAAAAACAACACCATCGTCGTGCTGTGGTCGGACCACGGCTGGCACCTCGGAGAAAAACAGCACTGGCAGAAATACACCGCGTGGCGCGCCTGCACCCGCGTTCCCCTGATGGTAAAGGTTCCGGAAAAGCTATCGTCCAAACTGCCCAAAGGCACCACCCCCGGAACCGTCTGTGAACAGCCGGTCAGCCTGCTCAGTCTCTACCCCACCCTCACCGAGCTCTGTGGCCTACCCACGCCCGATGCCTGTGACGCCCCCAGCATCGTGCCCCAACTTCTCGATGCCAACACCAGCAGCGACCCGGTCCCCACCTTCCTCGAAGACGCAGCCAGCTTGGGGGTCAGTGGCAAAGGATGGCGCTACATCAGCTACCGTGACGGCGGCGAAGAGCTCTACAACATCGACCAAGATCCACACGAGTGGACCAACCTGGCCAAGCACCCGGAACACCAGGCGAAGCTCGAGCAGCTGAAGGCATTTGTGCCAAAAACCTTCGCTCCGAAGCCCAAGGTGAAGGTCAAAGATCTACCCTCGATGAGGTGGAAAAAAACATCCGATCCAACAAAGATCCTCAAGCCCAATGCCGACGGCAGCAACGTCCGCTTGGTCTTCGTCAACCAATCGCCAGTGAACGCCAAGATTCACGAAGTCAGTGCCGAGATGGAACTCACTGAAAAAGCTCTGGTGAAGGCTGAGAGCGAAGTGGAAATCAAAGGCCGCCCCGGATCCGTCTGGGCAATCACTAAGGAAAGCGGCGAGCTCATGGGCTACTTCAAGCTAGGCGACCGCATGGCCAAAGGCGTGATCCCCAAGAATGCCGCCGAGTAA